The genome window CGCGCAATATCCGGCTCTGACTGCCGCCCATTTCGACAAATGATGTAGTAGGCCGCTGGGGACATCATTACGGGGCTTTTCAACGCAACCAATGCACCGTTTTCCAATTGGTCATACACCAACGCAGTCCTGCCCAGCGCAATCCCTGTGCCCTTTACCGCCAGACTGATCGCCAGACTCGAATCCGGAAATCGCGGCCCATGGTGATAAGGCGGCGTCGGCAGGCCCTGAAACGCAAACCAGCTTTCCCACCCCGGACACACCTGATCGTCCACCCTATGAATCAGCGGGTATTGGGCGACATCCTCTGGCGCAATATCCCCCTTCGGCCTTAGAAATTCCGGCGAGCAAACGGGGAACACCGCGTCACGCATCAGCAGTTCAACATGATGATCCGGGTAATCGCCATACCCCATCACCACCGCGACATCGTATTGATGCGCTTCCAGACTGGTGCTGTTGATGTCGGCGCTGGTCAACACCAGATCGAGGTTGAACGAGGCCTCAGTGTGAGCGCCATGCATCCTGGGGATCAGCCACGTCGAACAGAGGGAAGATGTGCAGGAGAGGTACAACGGTCGGGATTTTGCGGGGTTGAGTGAATGCAAGACCCCATCCAATGCCTTGAAAAATCCGTCGGTGACCGGCAACAAAGCCTGCCCCGCGGATGTCAGTTTGACGCCGCGCGAATGCCGCTCAAACAACTGCACGCCCCACCACTCCTCCAGTCCTGCAATTTGATGGCTGATGGCACTGGCGGTGAGGTTAAGCTCCGACGCCGCACGCGCAAAACTACCGGTTTGCGCAGCGCTGACGAAGGCTTGAAGCATCGGTGTGGGAGGCGGACGCTGGGCCATCAGGTGCTCACTTTGATAGAGATGATCCCGCAAACAATGATGAATGCCGACAGCATCCGTCGCCAGCCGAACCGTTCGTGAAAAAACAGCGCGGCAATAATGGCGCCGATAATAACACTGGTTTCCCGCAGCGCTGAGACCTTGGCCACCGCGTCCAATGACAACGCAATCAGCACTAATCCGTAAGACGCCAGGTAAAAAACACCGCCCAACAGGCCGACTCGCCAATGCCCACGTATCGCACGCATCAAGGCCAAACGCTCCCTGGAAAACGCCAGCACCGGGATCGGAATACTCTGGAATACCGTCAGGTAGATGATGTATTGCAACACCGTTTCACTGGCTCTCACGCCTTTGGCGTCCACCACCGTGTAAGCCGCGATAAACGCCCCGGCACACACCGCCATCAGGATCGGCTTGAACATCTGCGCTGTCATCCTGCGCACGAAGGTCAGGCTGATAATGCCCACACAAATCAGCATCACACCCGCCAGCGCCTGGGGTGACAACTGCTCATGCAACAGAAAGTAGGAAAACAACGCGACCAGTACCGGCGGTATCCCACGCATCACCGGGTACACCTGCCCGAAATCTCCCGTTTCGTAGGCTTTGATCAGAAATAGCCGATAGACCGTATTAAGCCCCACGGAGACGAGAATGTAGCCCCACACCTCCAGGCTCGGCACGCTGACAAACGGCATCGCCAACAGGCATATCACCAGCGCGGTGCCATCCACCATGGCCAAGGTCATGAAGCGACTGCTGCCGGCGCGGACTACCGCATTCCAGGTGGCGTGCATGAAAGCAGAGATCAAGACCAGCAAGATCGCAATATCAGAGTTGTCCATGGGGCTCGACTTGTGGCGGATAGTGGAGGATGTACGCTATAGCTCTCGGGTCATCATTGTTTGCGTAACCACACCCGTAGCATGTAGCGGTTTAGATCGCTCAAAGACTCAGCATCATCTATCACACAACGTGGCGCATGCCTGTCAATGAAGTGCGTACGAGTATGAAGAAACTTATTATCGGCCGAAATAAGTACCTGCCCTGGTTCCAGCAACACTCGCTGCTGAACGGATGACTGATCGAGAACAGTGTCCAGAAAGTCCAGCGCTTGGCATTGAGCCAGCGTTAACGGAACTCCCGCCTTGATGTGGGCGGATTCAATGTAGACCCGAAAGTATCTGATCAGCGGAATGCCTTCATTGGAAAAACTCAGAATGGGCGCCTTGAAAAGCTGCTCTTCATCTGACATACCGCGGTTTTCAAAAAAGAAGTTGCATTTAAGCTCTTCCAATATTTCTGGAAACGCCATCAGCTCCGCGTATACCGCGCTTGCATCAATCAGGATGCTCTCGCCGCCCAAAAGCGCTTGCTGTCCGCAAGCCAGGATCAAGTAATCGATAGGTAGCGGATCGCTCACTCCATCGTTGTGTACGTAAGCACCTTGGCGGGTTTGATGGTATCTCGCACCCTCCTCAATACGCTGACCACCTCGGTCAAAAACCTCAATCACCTTGTGACCAAGATGGTTCTGTACCATGGGTACACCGAGTAGAGAAGCAAATGTCCATATCAGTGATTTGAACGTCTCAAGTTTTTCGACCTTAAAACCATCAAGAATCAAGACATGGCATTCATGGTCGATCATGGTTCGGATTCTATCTAGCTCCTTACTCAAGACGGATGATTGTAGAGAATTGATGTAGGCAGCCTTGCTATCGAATCGAGCCCCCTGACTTTCAGATGCTAGCAACTCTCTTGCGCTCAAAAGTTCATCAAAGGCAAACTTTGAAAGTCTAACGTTGGAAACTGCTTGCCGGAAATCACTGACATTTATGTTCATCGCAATCCTTTACGGTGGTTAGTTGGAGCGTTCATTTAACTAAGCCCACCATTTGCGAAAAAGCGAAACCTCGTCAGCCTAGCCATCAAAATTCGTCATTGCAGAAATTTCCTACGGAGAAGTTACTTAGCAAACGCTGTTTCAAGCACACCGCCCCTCCCACATTTTGATTGGGTTTCACATTGTGATTGGTGGGACGGCCTCAGTCCGCAATCACCACAATCGACACCCGCCGATTCTCCGTGCGCCCCGCCACCGTGGTGTTCGGTGCCACCGGCTCGCTGCTGCCCAACCCGCGCAGCTGGATGTTTTCTTCCTTCATACCCACGCCGGTCAGCACCGTCGCCACGCTTTTTGCGCGGCGCAGGGACAGTTGCTGGTTGTAGGTTTCCTTGCCCGACGCATCGGTGTGGCCGTCGACACGCACGCGTTCGATGCCCACGCCCAGCAGGGCTTTGCCGATGCGTTGGACGATGTCGGTGCTGGGTTGGTTGAGCGTCTCGACGTCGCTGCCAAACAGCACTTTGCCAGACAGGCCGAATGCCCAACCTTCGTCCGTCAGTTCGAAGCCTTGCTGCTTGAGGACGGCCACTTGCGCCGGGGTCAGGCCTTTGGGGGGCGGCGTCTGGCAGCCGCCGAGGGCAAGCAGTGACACCAGCAAGGTGATAAACATGAAGCGCGCGGTTGTGAACAAGGGGTCAACTCCTGTGTTGAACGTTGACGACGGGGTTCTCCGACTCCGCCGTTTGCTGGCCGCCCGAAGACAAACGTTTGGCCTGGTACATCGCCGCATCGGCGGCATTGAGCAAGGTGCCAGGCGTGGCGCCATGATCGGGGTAGAGGGCGATGCCGATACTGAGGGAGGTCAATACCTGCGTGTTGCCCGGCACGGGGATGGGCAGGTCCATGCTGGCGATGATCTTGTCGGCAATTCGCTCGGCATCTTCTGCCTTGTGCAATGGCGCCAGCAGGATGGCGAACTCATCGCCGCCCAGGCGCGCCACCAGGTCGTCTTCACGCAATTGCGCACGCACGCGCTCGGCGACGGCGACGAGGACGGCGTCGCCGGCGGCGTGCCCAAAGCTGTCGTTGATCTCTTTGAAACGGTCGCTGTCGAGGTACAACACCGCGACCTTCTCCTTGGCCTTGGCCGCACTGCGCAGGGCGCGGATCAAACGGCCTTCGAAGAACGCACGATTGGGCAGGCCGGTGAGGCTGTCGTGGTTGGCCTGGTGGGCAAGGGATTCGTTCTCGCTTTGCAGGTGGCTCTGCCAGGCTTCCATTTCGCCAAGCAAGGCGTTGAAGTCACTGCCCAGGCTGTCGAGTTCGGCGATTTTTGCCGGGGGTACGCGGCGGTCGAAGTCGCGCTCGCTACGGGCGGCGTGGGCCACGGCGGCGAGGCTTTGCAGTGGGCCGGTGATGCCGCGCAGCAGGCGTCGCGCCAAGTGCAAGGCGATCCACGCGCTGAGCGCGGTGCAGATGAGGATCCCGGCCAGGCCGCTGAGCAGGAAGCGCAAGAGGCTACCGCCGTGACCGGTGAGGTGAGTGCTGCCGATGACTCGCCCTTGGTGGAGGATCGACTGGCTGATGGGTTGTTCGAGCAGGGTGTGCGCCAGTTCCAGTTCAACTCGCGAGAGCATGCCGGTATCCGGACGTATCCACTGCGCCAGCAACTTGCCATTGGCGTCGAAGACTTCGGCCTGGGCCACTTCTTCGGTGGAAGCGATCAGGCTGAGCGCTTCGGTGGCTGCCGCGCTGTCGTTGAACACCACCGCCGCTTCGACGGTGTAGTTGATGGAGCGCGCGATCAAGTGCAGGTTGTGCTCGGCGTAGACTCGCAGCGCCAGTACGCCAAGCAGGGTCAGTGAGACGCTCGCCAGCGTCACCGCCACCAACGCCAGGATCAAGTGCCCCCGGCCTATGACGGAACGCAGGGTCGGCCGCGCTTTGACGGCTGTCATGATGCTGGCGCTCGGCGACGGGACAACTGCAGCACGCTTGGGTGAATGCGCACGCCGCTGCGGGCGACGGAGTCGAGGTTGACCTCGAAGGACACTTGCTCATCACTCACCCGCAGGCAGAACAGGCTGCCCACGGTGCACTGGTCGCCGCCTTCGCTGATGCTGAGCACCGGGTAACCGATCAAGGAGGTGAACAACTGGCTACGCTCATCGACACTGAGCTTGCCGATGTACACCGCATCGCACGCGTTGACGATATCGGGATGGTTGGCCAGCAGGCGCTGCACCACCACCGGACGACCGGTGGCCTGGGTGGTGCCTTTGATCAGGTCGTCGGTGTATTGGGTGGGGCCGACGATGCACAGGCGCAATTGCGCAGGTTCGACCGGCCAACGTGCATAACTGAGGATACCGAGTACCACTTGGGTGACCGACTGGGCGCGCTGGGCGGCGAGGCCTGCGGGGTCGGGCGCCTGGGCGAAGGTGTGTGGCGCGAGCACACACAGCATCGCCACCAGCAGCAGGCGTCTCCAGCTCAAACTGCGCTCTGTGGGCGAGACAGCCACGTTCATGCAGCGATTCTCTCAGGTGTTTTTTAGATGATGCCGCAACGATAGCACAGCGGCGCAAAACCCCGCGAAGAGTAGGTCTTCGCGGGGGCCGCTATTTTTCCAGAAAAATCAGTCGACTGAATCAGAAAAATGGCATGACCTGTCAGTCAGTTTTTTCCGGTTCGTGGCCCAATTCCAGCATCAGCCCACTCAAGCGCTTGACCTTGCGCCTGACCGCCTCTTCAAACACGCCGCCTCGGGGCTCGATCAGGCTGAACCAGCGCTTGGCCCGGGTAATGCCGGTATAGATCAATTCTTTGGTCAGAACCGGGTTCAACGCATCCGGCAGGATCAATGCGGTGTGGGTGAACTCGGAGCCCTGGGATTTGTGCACGGTCATGGCGTAAACGGTTTCCACATCGTTCAGACGGCTAGGCAGCACGAATCGCACACCGCCCTGGCCGTCGTTGCGTGGGAAGGCAACGCGCAACACCTGGGGGCCGCCGTCGCTTTCGGGCAATTTCAGCGCGATGCCGATATCGCCGTTCATCAGGCCTAGGCCGTAGTCGTTGCGGGTCATGAGTACCGGGCGGCCTTCGTACCACTGCTCGTCGCCTTCGATCAAACGCACCTTGCGCAGGGCGGCGGTGATGCGCAGGTTCAGGCCTTCCACACCCCAGGGGCCTTTGCGGACCGCGCAGAGCAGTTGGAACGCATCAAAGGCGTGCAGCAGTTGTTGCGCCCAGTGGGTCCAGGCGTCGCTTTCCCGCGGGGTATCAAGTGACGGGCGGGCGCTTTGCAGCAGGTTGAGGTAATAGCGATAACCGTGGGCACCATCACCCTGCCCGTCCAGCACCAGGCGCTCCAGCGCATGATCGTGCTCGCCTTGGAGGCTGATGCAGAACAGATCACTGTGACTGCGCGCCGCCAGCAGCTTGCGCGCCTCTTCGGCATTTTGCTGGTTGACCCAACGCGCCAGTTGGCCGATGCCACTGCCCTCGCCGAAACGCCGCGAGTAACGCAGCATCACCACTTGTTGGGCTAAAGGATGACTGCCGTCGAGGTCTTCCTGCAGACCACTGGCGCTGAGGTCTTCGCCACTGACAGCTTGCAGCCATTGGCGGGTCTCGGCGCCGTAGAAGCCGGCTTCGGCATCGCGGCACAAGTCACCGAGGACGGCGCCCGCCTCTACCGACGCGAGTTGGTCCTTGTCGCCCAGCAGCACCAGGCGTGCATGGGGCGGCAAGGCGTCGAGCAGGTTTGCCATCATTTCCAGGTCGATCATCGAGGCTTCGTCCACCACCAGCACATCCAAAGGCAGCGGATTACCGATGTGGTGGCGGAAGTGCCGCGTGCCCGGGCGGCTGCCCAACAGACGATGGACGGTGGTGACCTGGGTCGGGATTTTTTCCTTCACACTGTCCGGCACTTTCAGCGACAGCACTTGCTGGCTGATGGACTCGGTGAGGCGTGCGGCGGCCTTACCGGTAGGCGCGGCCAGGCGAATGCGCAACGGGCTGCCGGCCTCAACGGCCGGCGCCTGCAGCAACGCGAGCAGGCGCACCACGGTGGTGGTCTTGCCGGTGCCGGGGCCACCGGTGACGATGCTGAATGCACCGCGAGTGGCCAGGGCGCAGGCGAGTTTTTGCCAGTCGATCACGCCGTCCGGCGGCGCCTGGTCGAACAAACTGTTCAGGCGCTGCGGCAAATCGGCGGCGACGTTTTCCTGGGTGGCGAGGCGTAGACGCAAGGCGGTATCGATGCGCCGCTCGTAGGTCCAGTAGCGGCGCAGGTACAGGCGTTTGCCGGACAGGACCAACGGGCGGCTTTGGGCGGACTCGCTGCCATCGACGGCCAGCGCGACCAGGTGGCTGGCAGCCAGCGCGTGGCACCAGTGCACGCCGTCGAGGCCGTCAAGCAACTGCGACGGCAGCAGCATGGCGCCGGTTTGCAAGTCGCCTTCAGGCGGCAACGACAGGGCGAAGTCCGGCGCCTTGAGGGTCTCGAACAGGTCGAGGCAGACGTGACCATGACCCAATTGATGGCTGGTCAGCGCGGCGGCCAGCAGCACCAGCGGGTCAGCCTGTGGGTCAAGTTCGTGCAGGAAGCCGACGAAGGCTTTGTCCAGGGCACGCAACCAGCCGCGATCCACCCAACGCTCCAGCAATTGCACCAGGTCGGCGGCGTGGCAGAGGGGCGTCAGCGCCTCCAGCGGTAACGGCGACAGGCTCATAACAGCACTCCTTGTTCCCAGGCGGGCTCAACCTTGGGCGGGATAGGCTTGCCCTGGAACAGCAGGTCCAGGCTTTCGATCAGTTCCCGCGCCGGTCGAGTGAAATACGCACCTTGGCTCGCCGACTGCGTGCCACGCAGGAAAATGTACAGCGCACCACCGACATGGCGGTCGTAGTCGTAGTCCGGCAGGCGCGCCTTGAGTTGGCGGTGCAGGGCCAGCAGGTAAAGTACGTATTGCAGGTCGTACCGATGCTCAAGGATCGACTGTTCCATGGCGTCCGGTGTGTAGGCGGAATCGTCGGGGCCGAGCCAATTGGATTTGTAATCGGCCACGTAATAGCGGCCGCCGTATTCGAAGGTCAAATCGATAAAGCCCTTGAACATACCGTTGAGCAACACCGGTTCGGCGGCAACGCGGGAGACGCCGTTGTGGGTGTATTGGCATACAAGCTTGTCGAGGGCGAGTACGTCGACTTTGTGGCTGGCGAACCAGAACTCCATCTCGATCTGGTACTGCTGCAACCCGCTGAGGGAAACGTGACCGTTTTCCACCGGCAATGGCGTTTGCAGCAGGTGGCCGAGCCAACTGCTCAGGGTGATGATCCAGCCTTCCCAGTTGCGCCGATTGCAGCGGGCGCCCACGGACTTTTCGATGGCCTCGGGTGTGACGTTGAAGCCCTCCTCCCCGGCCCACTCCAGCAGACCGTGGAGGAAGGTCCCGGGGTTGGGACCGCGTGGGAAACGGTGAATGTCGCCGCCAGATGCCGCCACTTCGCGGGGTGCGTCGGGGTCGAGGCGTTCGTCATCGAACAGCTTCTGGGCCTGCGGGTTCTCCGGCGCTTCGAGCGTGACAGCGCTCATGCTGTCGCCGATGCGCAAGGCGCTGTAAGAGGCAATCCACCAGTTTTCCGCCGCCTTGCGCTTGGGCAGCAGGGGCGCACGCAGCGTGGCTTGGTTGCGCGGTGGGTGGAAGACGATGTCTTGCGCTTCGGGTACTTGGGCGTAGTTGATTGCCGTGCAACCCTCTTGAAGGTCCAAGAGCCAGCGCGCCAAACCGGCGGACTCTCCCAGCGATGCTCCTGCGCCAAGCAAATAGCCCAGTGCCGAAAGGTGCAGTACGGAGCTATTGCTATTG of Pseudomonas azotoformans contains these proteins:
- a CDS encoding OmpA family protein, giving the protein MFTTARFMFITLLVSLLALGGCQTPPPKGLTPAQVAVLKQQGFELTDEGWAFGLSGKVLFGSDVETLNQPSTDIVQRIGKALLGVGIERVRVDGHTDASGKETYNQQLSLRRAKSVATVLTGVGMKEENIQLRGLGSSEPVAPNTTVAGRTENRRVSIVVIAD
- the recD gene encoding exodeoxyribonuclease V subunit alpha, with translation MSLSPLPLEALTPLCHAADLVQLLERWVDRGWLRALDKAFVGFLHELDPQADPLVLLAAALTSHQLGHGHVCLDLFETLKAPDFALSLPPEGDLQTGAMLLPSQLLDGLDGVHWCHALAASHLVALAVDGSESAQSRPLVLSGKRLYLRRYWTYERRIDTALRLRLATQENVAADLPQRLNSLFDQAPPDGVIDWQKLACALATRGAFSIVTGGPGTGKTTTVVRLLALLQAPAVEAGSPLRIRLAAPTGKAAARLTESISQQVLSLKVPDSVKEKIPTQVTTVHRLLGSRPGTRHFRHHIGNPLPLDVLVVDEASMIDLEMMANLLDALPPHARLVLLGDKDQLASVEAGAVLGDLCRDAEAGFYGAETRQWLQAVSGEDLSASGLQEDLDGSHPLAQQVVMLRYSRRFGEGSGIGQLARWVNQQNAEEARKLLAARSHSDLFCISLQGEHDHALERLVLDGQGDGAHGYRYYLNLLQSARPSLDTPRESDAWTHWAQQLLHAFDAFQLLCAVRKGPWGVEGLNLRITAALRKVRLIEGDEQWYEGRPVLMTRNDYGLGLMNGDIGIALKLPESDGGPQVLRVAFPRNDGQGGVRFVLPSRLNDVETVYAMTVHKSQGSEFTHTALILPDALNPVLTKELIYTGITRAKRWFSLIEPRGGVFEEAVRRKVKRLSGLMLELGHEPEKTD
- a CDS encoding EamA family transporter; protein product: MDNSDIAILLVLISAFMHATWNAVVRAGSSRFMTLAMVDGTALVICLLAMPFVSVPSLEVWGYILVSVGLNTVYRLFLIKAYETGDFGQVYPVMRGIPPVLVALFSYFLLHEQLSPQALAGVMLICVGIISLTFVRRMTAQMFKPILMAVCAGAFIAAYTVVDAKGVRASETVLQYIIYLTVFQSIPIPVLAFSRERLALMRAIRGHWRVGLLGGVFYLASYGLVLIALSLDAVAKVSALRETSVIIGAIIAALFFHERFGWRRMLSAFIIVCGIISIKVST
- a CDS encoding diguanylate cyclase domain-containing protein, translating into MTAVKARPTLRSVIGRGHLILALVAVTLASVSLTLLGVLALRVYAEHNLHLIARSINYTVEAAVVFNDSAAATEALSLIASTEEVAQAEVFDANGKLLAQWIRPDTGMLSRVELELAHTLLEQPISQSILHQGRVIGSTHLTGHGGSLLRFLLSGLAGILICTALSAWIALHLARRLLRGITGPLQSLAAVAHAARSERDFDRRVPPAKIAELDSLGSDFNALLGEMEAWQSHLQSENESLAHQANHDSLTGLPNRAFFEGRLIRALRSAAKAKEKVAVLYLDSDRFKEINDSFGHAAGDAVLVAVAERVRAQLREDDLVARLGGDEFAILLAPLHKAEDAERIADKIIASMDLPIPVPGNTQVLTSLSIGIALYPDHGATPGTLLNAADAAMYQAKRLSSGGQQTAESENPVVNVQHRS
- a CDS encoding TauD/TfdA family dioxygenase; translation: MNINVSDFRQAVSNVRLSKFAFDELLSARELLASESQGARFDSKAAYINSLQSSVLSKELDRIRTMIDHECHVLILDGFKVEKLETFKSLIWTFASLLGVPMVQNHLGHKVIEVFDRGGQRIEEGARYHQTRQGAYVHNDGVSDPLPIDYLILACGQQALLGGESILIDASAVYAELMAFPEILEELKCNFFFENRGMSDEEQLFKAPILSFSNEGIPLIRYFRVYIESAHIKAGVPLTLAQCQALDFLDTVLDQSSVQQRVLLEPGQVLISADNKFLHTRTHFIDRHAPRCVIDDAESLSDLNRYMLRVWLRKQ
- a CDS encoding YfiR family protein, yielding MNVAVSPTERSLSWRRLLLVAMLCVLAPHTFAQAPDPAGLAAQRAQSVTQVVLGILSYARWPVEPAQLRLCIVGPTQYTDDLIKGTTQATGRPVVVQRLLANHPDIVNACDAVYIGKLSVDERSQLFTSLIGYPVLSISEGGDQCTVGSLFCLRVSDEQVSFEVNLDSVARSGVRIHPSVLQLSRRRAPAS
- a CDS encoding LysR substrate-binding domain-containing protein → MAQRPPPTPMLQAFVSAAQTGSFARAASELNLTASAISHQIAGLEEWWGVQLFERHSRGVKLTSAGQALLPVTDGFFKALDGVLHSLNPAKSRPLYLSCTSSLCSTWLIPRMHGAHTEASFNLDLVLTSADINSTSLEAHQYDVAVVMGYGDYPDHHVELLMRDAVFPVCSPEFLRPKGDIAPEDVAQYPLIHRVDDQVCPGWESWFAFQGLPTPPYHHGPRFPDSSLAISLAVKGTGIALGRTALVYDQLENGALVALKSPVMMSPAAYYIICRNGRQSEPDIARLFEWLKTRAGEFLREVRARYPQIVGTNVV